In one window of Arachis ipaensis cultivar K30076 chromosome B06, Araip1.1, whole genome shotgun sequence DNA:
- the LOC107646374 gene encoding protein FAR1-RELATED SEQUENCE 5-like, translating to MKAISFLLYSFASTLSSKDTIAAFSVETFKESETRLWDAPMMKLLGFSSLRLFVFLDCEVINQASGDEELDPEEGMCFGILEDARAYYYRYAARTGFVIKIRTTGWESRNDQRVVVNQALHCNRDGYRTSCVKAPKRRKTVASTNCKIRCYLALDKMTRKWKISRVEVSHSHPLNSKLSGMFSANRQLSMHVKDMIQQNDQAGIRPSKMYQALANATSVSANLTFTEKDVRNYISRHLRIFGDEMDPKEAAWKYFGDIVTFDTTYKTNRYDMPFGSFVDVNQHGMSTLLGCALLWNEDIRTFQWLFRTWLKCMDMFADRHMWVPVFFKNEFWAGMRSTQRSESMHLVFNKYLNSKSFLLQFVRQYQNCVIDKEQKELECDAADLRGIIPCVFSSPIEKQFQREYTNSMFRDVQDQFIKEVDCDISSINHHGTSIVCEVDQQKMVFDMLVYSRYQVMYCSQSSKVQCDCFRFQLNGILCCHSLAVLLHFRVTAVSSQYILS from the exons ATGAAAGCGATTTCATTTTTGCTCTACTCCTTCGCCTCAACTTTATCATCTAAAGACACAATTGCAGCTTTTTCAGTGGAGACCTTCAAA GAGTCGGAGACAAGGCTATGGGATGCTCCGATGATGAAGCTGCTGGGTTTCTCCTCTCTGCGTCTTTTCGTTTTTCTCGATTGTGAG gTCATAAACCAAGCCAGTGGTGACGAGGAGCTAGATCCCGAGGAGGGAATGTGCTTCGGAATATTAGAAGATGCGCGTGCATATTATTACCGATATGCGGCTAGGACTGGATTTGTCATCAAAATAAGAACCACCGGCTGGGAGAGTAGAAACGATCAGAGGGTGGTTGTTAATCAGGCTTTGCATTGTAACAGAGATGGATACCGCACATCCTGTGTAAAGGCACCCAAGAGAAGGAAAACGGTGGCCTCAACAAACTGCAAAATCCGTTGCTATTTGGCATTAGATAAGATGACAAGGAAGTGGAAGATTTCTCGAGTAGAGGTGTCCCACTCACACCCGCTCAATTCGAAGCTATCTGGAATGTTCTCAGCAAACCGTCAGCTAAGTATGCATGTGAAGGACATGATACAGCAAAATGACCAAGCTGGCATTAGACCGAGTAAGATGTACCAGGCACTAGCCAATGCCACCAGTGTCTCTGCCAACCTCACCTTTACGGAGAAGGATGTTAGAAATTACATTAGTCGTCACTTACGCATTTTCGGGGATGAGATGGATCCAAAAGA AGCTGCATGGAAATATTTTGGTGACATCGTGACGTTTGACACTACTTACAAGACTAATAG aTATGACATGCCGTTCGGGTCTTTCGTAGATGTCAACCAACATGGGATGTCTACGCTTCTTGGGTGCGCATTATTGTGGAATGAGGACATTCGTACATTCCAATGGCTTTTTCGTACTTGGTTGAAGTGCATGG ATATGTTTGCTGACCGACACATGTGGGTGCCAGTATTTTTCAAGAACGAATTCTGGGCTGGCATGAGGAGCACACAGCGTAGTGAGAGCATGCATTTAGTTTTCAATAAGTACTTAAACAGTAAGAGCTTTTTGTTGCAATTTGTTCGTCAATACCAAAACTGTGTTATAGACAAGGAGCAAAAGGAGCTTGAGTGTGACGCTGCTGATTTAAGGGGGATTATCCCTTGTGTTTTCAGCTCACCAATAGAGAAGCAGTTCCAAAGAGAATATACAAACTCCATGTTTCGAGACGTTCAGGATCAATTTATAAAAGAGGTCGATTGTGACATCTCCTCTATCAACCATCATGGCACAAGTATAGTTTGTGAAGTTGACCAACAAAAGATGGTGTTTGACATGTTAGTGTATAGCAGATACCAAGTCATGTATTGCTCGCAGTCATCAAAAGTTCAATGTGATTGCTTTAGGTTCCAATTGAATGGTATTCTATGCTGCCACAGTCTTGCTGTTCTTCTACATTTTCGTGTAACAGCAGTGTCCTCACAATACATTCTATCCTGA